One part of the Nostoc sp. PCC 7120 = FACHB-418 genome encodes these proteins:
- the cysT gene encoding sulfate ABC transporter permease subunit CysT produces MTLSPTTEVDIKTSSWKVFIHKVVNLPWTWRITIGYLTVMLFVPIIAMFLKASTEPPARFWEIATSELALATYNVTFVTSLLAALLNGVFGTLIAWVLVRYDFPLKRIIDATVDLPFALPTSVAGLTLATVYSDNGWIGSLLAPLGIKVSFTRLGVWVAMVFISLPFVVRTVQPVLQEMEHDVEEAAWSLGASQWQTFSKVILPPLLPSILTGVALGFSRAVGEYGSTVIIASNTPFQDLIAPVLIFQRLEQYDYSGATVIGVVLLTISLVLLLGINLLQGWARRYDNK; encoded by the coding sequence ATGACTTTATCTCCTACTACGGAAGTTGACATTAAAACTTCTAGCTGGAAAGTGTTTATTCATAAAGTGGTGAATTTGCCTTGGACATGGCGAATTACTATTGGGTATCTAACGGTAATGTTATTTGTGCCGATAATTGCCATGTTTCTTAAAGCCAGTACAGAACCACCTGCTAGGTTTTGGGAAATAGCTACTAGTGAACTGGCATTAGCAACATATAATGTTACTTTTGTGACTTCGTTACTTGCCGCTTTACTCAACGGCGTATTTGGTACATTGATTGCGTGGGTGTTGGTACGCTATGACTTCCCGCTTAAAAGAATAATAGACGCTACCGTAGATTTACCCTTTGCGTTGCCAACTTCGGTAGCGGGCTTAACATTGGCAACAGTTTACAGTGATAATGGCTGGATTGGTTCTTTGTTAGCGCCACTGGGGATTAAGGTATCATTCACCCGTTTGGGTGTCTGGGTAGCGATGGTATTTATTTCCTTACCGTTTGTAGTCAGGACAGTGCAACCTGTACTGCAAGAGATGGAGCATGATGTTGAAGAAGCAGCTTGGTCTTTGGGTGCTTCTCAGTGGCAAACTTTCTCGAAAGTGATACTACCACCTTTGTTGCCCTCGATTTTAACTGGTGTGGCTTTGGGCTTCTCTCGTGCTGTTGGTGAGTATGGCTCGACTGTAATTATTGCTTCTAACACGCCCTTTCAAGATTTGATTGCGCCTGTATTGATTTTCCAGAGATTGGAGCAGTACGACTATTCAGGCGCAACAGTAATTGGTGTAGTCTTACTGACGATTTCTTTGGTATTGCTATTAGGAATTAATCTGTTACAAGGGTGGGCGAGAAGATATGACAATAAGTGA
- a CDS encoding sulfate ABC transporter substrate-binding protein, with protein sequence MSEWQRSPKKLWLLAEQRKHRFRFNSLKSFVSLVLVGAVLSVALAACTGGNDNNTSTENPIASPVAANKPNVELTLVSFAVTKAAHEAIIPKFVEKWKQEHNQTVTFRQSYGGSGSQTRAVIDGLDADVVHLALALDTQKIEKAGLIQPGWEKELPNNGIVSKSVAAIIIRPGNPKDIKTWADLAKDDVKVITADPKTSGIARWNFLALWNSVIKTGGDEAKATEFVTKVYGNVPILTKDAREATDAFAKQGQGDALINYENEVILAQQKGEKLDYVIPSVNISIDNPIAVVDKNVDKHGNREVAEGFVKFLYTPEAQEEFVKLGFRPVDEKVAQTKEVTDKFPKVNTLGTVQDLGGWATIETKFFTDGGVFDQIQAKNNR encoded by the coding sequence ATGAGTGAGTGGCAGCGTTCCCCGAAAAAATTGTGGTTGCTAGCGGAGCAGAGGAAACATAGGTTCAGATTTAACTCCTTGAAAAGCTTTGTGTCGCTGGTATTAGTTGGGGCTGTTTTGAGTGTGGCGCTTGCCGCCTGCACAGGTGGTAATGACAATAATACTTCCACCGAAAACCCCATTGCTAGCCCTGTTGCGGCTAACAAACCAAATGTGGAATTAACTCTGGTGTCCTTTGCTGTTACCAAGGCAGCACACGAGGCAATTATTCCTAAATTTGTAGAAAAATGGAAGCAAGAACATAACCAAACTGTCACATTTAGACAGAGTTATGGCGGTTCTGGTTCTCAAACCCGTGCTGTTATCGATGGTTTAGACGCAGATGTTGTCCACTTGGCACTGGCTTTAGATACGCAAAAAATTGAGAAAGCAGGGTTAATTCAGCCAGGATGGGAAAAAGAACTTCCTAATAATGGAATTGTGTCCAAATCCGTAGCAGCAATCATTATCCGTCCAGGTAACCCCAAAGATATCAAAACATGGGCAGATTTGGCTAAGGACGATGTTAAAGTAATTACTGCCGATCCTAAAACATCAGGTATTGCTCGCTGGAACTTCTTAGCTTTGTGGAACTCCGTGATCAAAACTGGTGGTGATGAAGCTAAGGCAACAGAATTTGTGACTAAGGTTTATGGAAACGTGCCAATTTTAACAAAAGATGCACGGGAAGCAACTGATGCATTTGCCAAACAAGGCCAAGGAGACGCTCTTATCAATTACGAAAATGAAGTCATTTTGGCACAGCAAAAAGGTGAAAAGTTGGATTATGTAATTCCTAGTGTGAATATTTCTATTGATAATCCTATCGCTGTCGTAGATAAGAATGTTGATAAGCATGGTAATAGAGAAGTAGCCGAAGGGTTTGTCAAATTCTTATATACTCCAGAAGCACAAGAAGAGTTTGTGAAATTAGGTTTTCGACCAGTAGATGAAAAAGTTGCTCAAACGAAAGAAGTAACAGATAAGTTTCCCAAAGTAAATACTCTGGGTACTGTTCAAGACTTAGGTGGCTGGGCAACAATTGAGACAAAATTCTTTACTGATGGTGGTGTTTTTGACCAAATTCAAGCTAAAAATAATCGGTAA
- a CDS encoding trifunctional serine/threonine-protein kinase/ATP-binding protein/sensor histidine kinase, whose translation MVISHNVQVSGYRILELTHSGTNTNIYRATKVDGNTPTILKVLIDNYFSLEAIVRFKHEYSISTNLDHPNIVKVISLETHHKRLVLVFEDFGGISLKQYLYTHQPSLQLTLQVAIAITRALVHIHDNKIIHKDIKPGNIIIKNLDNELQKTPEVEPSLIIKLTDFSIASRLKKETPQLINPNQLEGTLAYMSPEQTGRMNRNLDYRSDFYSLGITLYEMLTGQLPFNSSEPLELVHAHIAKEATPIQQLAANIPNAVVGIVHKLMAKNAEDRYYSAQGLLVDLEQCLEQLNHTGAIADFTPGRLDVFSQLIIPQKLYGRETQVEQLLLSFARVSRGNSELTLVSGYSGIGKTSVINEVNKPITQVKGYFISGKFDQFKRDIPYLSLVQAFSSLMRQLLTESTERLEMWRSSILQAVGSNGKVIIDVIPEAELIIGKQPEIPQLSSHESQNRFNQIFQRFIQVFCCCEHPLVIFLDDLQWADSATLNLMESLICDQTIKYLLIIGAYRNNEVNKLHPLINTIEEIKKSGTVVNNIELQPLDIANVVHFVQDTLNDNTTRCYPLTTLIFNKTAGNPFFINQLLKALYQESLLIFDFTTQKWQWEIEKIITVGVSDKSVVELVSSRIQLLPEKTQKILQLAACIGDKFNLHVLSLVNQKSVFDTANELDDALQSSLILPLNETYRIPLLFHSQDDISFDSKQILYKFLHDRVQQAAYSLIPQNQKKDTHIKIGRLLLQNTQPKDIESNVFDIVNQFNKSVDLVIEDSEKNKLVELNLIAGRKSQQATAYEPALSYFMVAIKLIGESSWLTKYETVLNLYQEAAEAAYLCGQFNKMQNLANVVIGNAHNLQDKIKVYNLKILTAIAQKQLQEALSLGLNLLNQLEIDFPEEPTDDFVNQVLLETNSLIPRNNIQGLLHLPEMTDVNSLAAMEILDTISTAAYSVSPKLMLLINLSRVKLSLLYGNSASSPIAYAAYALILCGVINDSELGYELGKVALNLTADLSPFIKGKILFYVSNFIFHWKTHLRETLQFSKMGAKYSLEGGDLEYTAWFYQFGCCSLYWQGEELNNLKQKIENANCAIRQTKQEQPLSHQYMLYQVVSNLMDNSQDACSLMSENYNEQEFLAQYEIVNDYLGIYYFHLYKTILNYLFGQHEQARIHSGIAAQNISSATAQFVVPIFYFYDSLTQLAIYPCEAESGQKHILAQVQDNQEKMRKWAEFAPMNFLHKFYLVEAEICKIQGKKYQAMDYYDRAIILAQEQGYIQEMAIANELAAIFYSQLGRTKLAKSYMDEAHYNYISWGAIAKAKDLEKRYSDLLTRTGTLIQSHITLTRGATTSTRNLSLDISTVIKASQALSSEIVLEKLLEKLMCLAKENAGAQKVFFIAQKDETLVIEGSLIEEGIITTLQAIPITNSQVLPASVINYVKRTQTPLVLDDVSHAEDFNKDPYIINYRPKSILASPIISQGKLTGILYLENNLTSHAFTEDRLEVLQILSAQAAISLENTRLYLTLEARVQERTQELEDKNYQLQNILGELQRTQAQLIHNEKMSSLGQLVAGVAHEINNPINFIYGNVTHIKDYSKSLLDIIDFYQAEYPDSQETILEIADEYDIDFIKDDMPKLLTSMKNGAERIRDIVISLRNFSRLDESAIKEVDIHEGIDNTLMILQQRLPDIEIIKQYGDLPKITCDASQINQVFLHLLTNSIDALSERKNKSKSYHGQAISFSPKIRISTIVDDTQQAVIRVTDNGIGIDSNIISKIFDPFFTTKPVGKGTGLGLSISYQIVEKHQGSLECLSSLTDETTFIVKLPISSR comes from the coding sequence GTGGTAATTTCCCATAATGTTCAAGTTTCTGGTTACAGAATTTTAGAACTTACCCATTCTGGAACCAACACTAACATCTACCGCGCTACAAAAGTGGATGGTAACACTCCCACGATTCTTAAAGTTTTAATAGATAATTACTTTTCTCTAGAAGCAATTGTCAGATTTAAACACGAATATTCTATCTCTACTAACCTTGACCATCCAAATATTGTCAAGGTTATCAGTTTGGAAACTCATCACAAACGATTAGTACTAGTATTTGAAGATTTTGGTGGTATTAGCCTCAAACAGTATCTTTATACCCATCAGCCTTCTTTGCAGCTAACTCTCCAAGTTGCCATCGCCATCACCCGTGCTTTAGTCCACATTCACGACAATAAAATTATTCATAAAGATATTAAACCTGGCAATATCATTATTAAAAATTTAGACAACGAGTTACAAAAAACGCCAGAAGTAGAGCCTAGCTTAATTATTAAACTCACTGATTTCAGCATTGCTTCCCGTTTAAAAAAGGAAACGCCACAACTTATCAACCCCAACCAGCTAGAAGGAACACTAGCTTATATGTCGCCAGAACAAACAGGACGGATGAACCGTAACCTAGATTACCGTAGCGACTTCTATTCATTGGGAATTACACTTTACGAAATGCTGACGGGACAATTACCGTTTAACAGCAGTGAACCCTTGGAATTAGTACACGCTCATATTGCCAAGGAAGCAACACCCATACAGCAGCTAGCAGCAAACATACCCAATGCTGTTGTTGGTATCGTCCATAAGCTAATGGCTAAAAATGCAGAAGATAGATACTACTCTGCACAGGGATTATTGGTTGATTTAGAACAATGTTTAGAACAGCTTAATCATACAGGAGCGATCGCCGATTTTACTCCAGGTCGTCTAGATGTTTTCTCTCAGCTCATTATTCCCCAAAAGTTATACGGCAGAGAAACCCAAGTTGAACAACTACTCCTTTCATTCGCACGAGTTAGCCGTGGTAACAGTGAGTTAACATTAGTATCCGGTTACTCCGGTATTGGTAAAACTTCCGTTATCAATGAAGTTAACAAGCCCATTACTCAAGTTAAGGGATATTTTATTAGTGGTAAGTTTGATCAGTTCAAGCGAGATATACCTTATTTATCCCTCGTTCAAGCTTTTTCTTCCTTAATGCGCCAACTTTTAACAGAATCCACAGAAAGACTAGAAATGTGGCGCAGCAGCATACTGCAAGCCGTTGGTAGTAATGGAAAAGTCATTATTGATGTTATCCCAGAAGCCGAATTAATTATTGGTAAGCAACCAGAAATTCCTCAACTAAGTTCTCATGAATCACAGAATAGATTTAATCAAATTTTTCAAAGATTTATTCAAGTCTTTTGCTGTTGCGAACATCCATTAGTTATATTTTTAGACGATTTACAATGGGCAGATTCGGCAACATTAAACTTGATGGAGTCTTTGATTTGTGACCAGACAATTAAATATTTACTAATAATTGGAGCATATCGTAATAATGAAGTTAATAAACTTCATCCTCTGATTAACACTATTGAGGAAATTAAAAAATCTGGAACTGTTGTTAATAATATTGAGCTACAACCGTTAGATATAGCTAATGTAGTTCATTTTGTTCAAGACACCTTAAATGATAATACTACCCGATGCTATCCTTTAACTACACTCATTTTTAACAAAACTGCGGGAAATCCTTTCTTTATCAATCAGCTACTCAAAGCATTGTATCAAGAATCACTACTTATATTCGATTTTACTACACAGAAATGGCAGTGGGAAATTGAGAAAATTATTACTGTTGGTGTTTCTGATAAGAGTGTAGTTGAATTAGTCTCCAGTCGTATTCAGTTATTGCCAGAAAAAACCCAAAAAATATTGCAGCTAGCAGCTTGTATTGGCGATAAATTCAACCTTCATGTACTGTCATTAGTAAATCAAAAATCAGTATTTGATACTGCAAATGAGCTTGATGATGCTCTGCAATCTAGTCTAATTTTACCGTTAAATGAAACATACCGTATACCGCTACTATTTCACTCTCAAGATGATATTTCATTTGATAGTAAACAAATACTCTATAAATTTTTACATGATAGAGTACAACAAGCTGCATATTCGTTAATTCCTCAAAATCAAAAGAAAGATACTCACATCAAAATAGGTCGCTTACTGCTTCAAAATACGCAACCCAAAGATATAGAAAGCAATGTTTTTGATATTGTGAATCAGTTCAATAAGAGTGTTGATCTTGTTATTGAAGATTCAGAAAAAAATAAACTCGTAGAATTAAATTTAATCGCTGGACGTAAATCACAACAAGCAACGGCCTATGAACCTGCTCTTAGTTATTTCATGGTGGCTATAAAACTTATAGGTGAATCATCATGGTTAACTAAATACGAAACTGTCTTGAATCTATACCAAGAAGCAGCAGAAGCAGCTTATCTCTGTGGACAGTTTAATAAAATGCAGAATTTAGCAAATGTTGTGATTGGCAATGCTCATAACTTACAAGATAAAATCAAAGTTTATAATCTCAAAATTCTAACAGCTATAGCTCAAAAACAGTTGCAAGAAGCCTTGAGCCTTGGCTTGAATTTACTCAATCAGCTAGAAATTGATTTTCCGGAAGAGCCGACTGATGATTTTGTTAATCAAGTACTATTAGAAACTAATTCCTTAATTCCTAGAAATAACATTCAAGGTTTGCTGCACCTACCTGAGATGACTGATGTCAACTCGTTGGCTGCTATGGAAATTTTAGATACAATTTCCACTGCTGCTTATTCAGTCTCTCCCAAGCTGATGCTGCTGATTAACTTGTCACGAGTAAAATTATCTTTACTCTATGGAAACTCTGCTTCTTCTCCCATAGCTTATGCAGCTTATGCACTGATTTTGTGCGGTGTAATTAATGATAGCGAATTAGGTTATGAATTAGGCAAAGTAGCACTAAATTTAACAGCAGATTTAAGCCCATTTATCAAGGGCAAGATTTTATTTTATGTGAGCAACTTTATTTTTCATTGGAAAACCCATCTTAGAGAAACTCTACAATTTTCTAAAATGGGAGCAAAATACAGTCTTGAGGGTGGAGATTTAGAATATACAGCATGGTTTTACCAATTTGGGTGTTGTTCTTTATATTGGCAAGGTGAGGAACTAAATAATCTCAAGCAGAAAATAGAAAATGCTAACTGTGCTATTCGTCAAACAAAACAAGAACAGCCACTGAGTCATCAATATATGCTTTATCAAGTTGTTTCAAACTTGATGGATAACTCTCAAGATGCTTGTTCTTTAATGAGTGAAAATTATAATGAACAGGAATTTCTTGCACAATATGAAATTGTTAATGACTACTTAGGAATTTACTATTTTCATTTATACAAAACTATTCTGAATTATCTATTTGGTCAGCATGAGCAAGCCAGGATTCATTCAGGTATAGCGGCTCAAAATATTAGTAGTGCTACGGCACAATTTGTGGTTCCTATCTTCTACTTTTATGATTCGCTGACACAATTAGCAATTTATCCTTGTGAAGCAGAATCTGGTCAAAAACATATACTTGCACAAGTACAAGATAACCAAGAAAAGATGCGAAAATGGGCGGAATTTGCTCCAATGAATTTTTTACATAAATTCTATTTAGTAGAAGCAGAAATATGTAAAATTCAGGGCAAAAAATACCAAGCTATGGATTATTATGACCGTGCTATTATTCTTGCCCAAGAACAGGGTTATATCCAAGAGATGGCGATCGCTAATGAACTAGCTGCTATATTTTACTCACAATTGGGTAGGACAAAGCTAGCTAAAAGCTATATGGATGAAGCTCATTATAATTATATAAGTTGGGGGGCGATCGCCAAAGCCAAAGACTTAGAAAAACGTTATTCTGATTTACTCACAAGAACTGGGACACTAATCCAATCACATATTACTCTTACTAGAGGAGCTACAACTTCCACAAGAAATCTATCTCTAGATATTTCCACAGTAATCAAAGCGTCTCAAGCACTAAGTAGCGAAATAGTATTAGAAAAATTACTAGAAAAACTTATGTGTTTAGCCAAGGAAAATGCAGGGGCGCAGAAGGTGTTTTTTATCGCTCAAAAAGATGAAACCTTAGTTATTGAAGGCTCATTAATAGAGGAAGGCATTATTACAACATTACAAGCTATACCCATTACCAATAGTCAAGTATTACCAGCGTCTGTAATTAATTATGTAAAAAGAACTCAGACACCTCTGGTTTTGGATGATGTGTCTCATGCTGAAGATTTCAATAAAGATCCTTATATTATCAATTATCGACCAAAATCAATACTTGCATCACCAATTATTTCGCAAGGAAAGCTGACGGGAATTCTATATTTAGAAAATAATCTCACTAGTCATGCTTTTACTGAGGATAGACTAGAAGTATTACAAATTTTATCAGCACAGGCCGCTATTTCTCTAGAAAATACGCGGTTATATTTAACATTAGAAGCGCGGGTTCAAGAACGAACCCAAGAACTAGAGGACAAAAATTATCAACTACAAAATATTCTTGGGGAGCTACAACGCACACAAGCTCAATTAATTCATAATGAAAAAATGTCTTCACTAGGACAATTAGTAGCAGGTGTAGCTCATGAAATTAATAATCCTATCAATTTCATTTATGGTAATGTAACTCACATCAAAGATTATAGTAAATCCCTACTAGATATTATCGATTTTTATCAAGCAGAGTACCCAGACTCTCAAGAAACAATTTTGGAAATAGCGGATGAATATGATATAGACTTTATCAAAGACGATATGCCCAAGCTGCTCACTTCGATGAAAAACGGAGCAGAACGTATTCGTGATATAGTTATATCCTTGCGTAACTTCTCACGCTTAGATGAGTCAGCAATTAAAGAAGTTGATATTCATGAAGGTATCGATAATACACTCATGATTTTGCAGCAAAGGCTACCAGATATTGAAATTATCAAACAATACGGTGACTTACCTAAAATTACCTGTGATGCTAGTCAAATAAATCAAGTTTTCCTGCATCTGCTTACTAACTCTATTGATGCCCTATCAGAAAGAAAAAATAAGTCTAAATCATATCACGGTCAAGCAATAAGTTTTAGTCCAAAAATTCGGATTAGTACAATTGTAGATGATACTCAACAAGCAGTTATTCGCGTGACTGATAATGGGATTGGCATAGATAGTAATATTATAAGCAAAATATTTGACCCGTTTTTTACTACTAAGCCAGTTGGTAAAGGTACTGGTTTGGGTTTATCAATAAGTTACCAGATTGTAGAAAAACATCAAGGAAGTTTGGAGTGTCTGTCATCATTAACAGATGAGACAACTTTTATTGTGAAACTGCCAATCTCTTCGAGATAA
- a CDS encoding FAD-binding oxidoreductase, which yields MSKPKNNSPVVNVIQDQSVISSVITDFGSLIKGNTLGIIRPHNLEELSSALRFAKQQNLRLKARGKGYTQGGQSVAQDAFTLDLTRLNHVSKVDTVAQAIATEAGATWQDIVTTTVKYGMLPCVLPLNLEQTVGGLLSTGGIGSTSKTYGPVVANVIDLHIITGNGEYIQCSRTQTPELYHAVLGGLGGCGVIASATLALRKTKKYIRTFHLLYDSLKPWMDDHIFLGRNHQIEHLEGFCWTSAKGIRHTTSGKKFFAHWLYGLQVGIEYDEVAPSASDVLHDLNYWRLFHTEDEETVSHVFRYQPRFEVMRTSGAWNQAHPWIECFISAEALAEVLPEILDMLPLSLGDGHRAIMVAPDNLPNLFMMPPAKNILCFAILPMAVPVEDTKTFDVLEKVNQLLLRAGGKRYLSGWLGKSNFDWRQHYGTSYKTWETMKQQYDPSHVLS from the coding sequence ATGAGTAAACCAAAAAACAATTCTCCAGTGGTAAATGTAATCCAGGATCAGAGTGTTATATCGAGCGTTATTACTGACTTCGGCAGTCTAATTAAAGGTAATACCCTTGGTATTATCCGACCTCACAATCTTGAGGAACTCAGTTCAGCACTACGATTTGCCAAACAGCAAAATTTACGACTCAAAGCTCGTGGTAAAGGTTACACTCAAGGCGGACAGTCTGTGGCTCAAGATGCTTTCACCCTTGACCTAACGCGACTAAACCATGTATCTAAAGTAGATACCGTAGCGCAGGCGATCGCCACTGAAGCTGGAGCAACATGGCAAGATATAGTTACCACAACTGTGAAATACGGTATGCTTCCCTGTGTTCTCCCCCTCAACTTGGAACAAACAGTAGGAGGATTGCTTTCCACAGGCGGTATTGGCAGCACTTCCAAAACTTATGGTCCCGTCGTTGCCAATGTAATTGATTTGCATATCATCACGGGGAATGGTGAATATATCCAATGTAGCCGCACACAAACACCAGAACTATACCATGCAGTTTTAGGTGGTTTAGGAGGATGTGGTGTTATTGCCAGCGCCACATTAGCACTACGGAAAACTAAAAAATACATTCGGACTTTTCATCTACTTTATGATTCCCTGAAACCCTGGATGGATGACCATATATTTTTAGGTAGAAATCACCAAATAGAACATTTGGAAGGATTTTGTTGGACTTCGGCTAAAGGTATTCGTCACACTACTAGTGGTAAAAAATTCTTCGCCCATTGGCTTTATGGATTGCAAGTTGGTATTGAGTATGATGAGGTAGCACCATCGGCAAGTGATGTATTACACGACTTAAATTACTGGCGGCTTTTCCATACAGAAGATGAAGAAACCGTGAGCCATGTTTTTCGCTACCAACCCCGATTTGAAGTCATGCGGACAAGTGGTGCATGGAACCAAGCTCACCCTTGGATAGAATGTTTCATTAGTGCTGAAGCTTTGGCAGAAGTTTTGCCAGAAATTCTTGATATGTTACCACTAAGCTTGGGCGATGGACACAGAGCCATCATGGTTGCACCTGATAACCTACCTAACCTATTTATGATGCCACCAGCCAAAAATATCCTTTGTTTTGCAATTCTCCCTATGGCTGTTCCCGTTGAAGATACCAAAACTTTTGACGTGTTAGAAAAAGTTAATCAACTACTTCTTCGTGCAGGAGGAAAACGCTATCTCTCCGGTTGGCTTGGCAAATCAAATTTTGATTGGCGACAGCATTATGGTACCAGTTATAAGACTTGGGAAACTATGAAACAACAGTATGATCCGAGCCATGTTCTGAGCTAG
- a CDS encoding class I SAM-dependent methyltransferase, whose amino-acid sequence MEKLSAREKPDINVAEAWEQYWNKTLVNATPVLWDANVERAVVVDLPRFQSFFDTELPLIDFACGNGTQTKFLSQFFPRVIGFDVSKTALEMASKENTAANISYRLLDGLVPEQAAQIHSEIGDANIYMRTGFHHIPVEKRELLAQSLRTLLGKQGVMYLIELGTGCIEFFNSLLEKYGKLPYELSLVMEHGIRPGIFTTEDIELYFPDFEILSQGESLFQSIHKLPDGNYATPPAFWAVIKRH is encoded by the coding sequence ATGGAAAAGCTAAGTGCTAGAGAAAAACCTGACATTAACGTTGCTGAAGCTTGGGAGCAATATTGGAACAAAACTTTAGTTAATGCCACTCCAGTTTTGTGGGATGCTAATGTGGAAAGAGCTGTAGTCGTTGATTTACCTCGTTTTCAATCATTCTTTGATACCGAATTACCACTCATTGATTTCGCTTGTGGTAATGGTACACAAACTAAATTTCTCTCCCAATTTTTCCCTAGAGTTATCGGATTTGATGTCTCTAAGACTGCTCTGGAAATGGCCTCCAAGGAAAACACGGCTGCAAACATTTCATATCGCCTTCTTGATGGTTTAGTACCCGAACAAGCCGCACAAATACATTCGGAAATCGGTGATGCTAATATTTATATGAGAACAGGATTTCACCACATTCCCGTAGAAAAAAGGGAATTACTTGCTCAATCTTTACGCACACTTCTTGGTAAACAAGGAGTAATGTATTTAATTGAATTAGGTACTGGCTGTATTGAATTCTTTAACTCACTCTTGGAAAAGTATGGAAAATTACCATACGAACTATCTTTAGTCATGGAACATGGCATTCGACCAGGGATTTTCACGACAGAAGATATTGAATTATATTTTCCAGATTTTGAAATTCTCAGTCAAGGTGAAAGCTTATTCCAAAGTATTCATAAACTACCTGATGGCAACTACGCAACACCACCAGCATTTTGGGCAGTAATTAAACGCCACTAA
- a CDS encoding class II glutamine amidotransferase: MCQLLGMNCNVPTDICFSFEGFSARGGKTDNHSDGWGIAFFEGKGCRIFLDAKPSIDSPIADFVRCYPIHSTHVIAHIRKATQGEVALENCHPFRRELWGRYWVFAHNGNLPDFQPPIQDFYQAVGHTDSEKAFCLILETLRQSFPEGKPSLEKLYPVLQRVTERLAAIGVFNYLLSDGEHFFTHCSTNLSYIVRQAPFAAAHLIDQDMTVDFNELTTPSDRVAVIATTPLTDNEVWTPIQPGELLVFQDGLPLRHIFN, encoded by the coding sequence ATGTGTCAACTACTGGGAATGAATTGCAATGTGCCAACGGATATCTGTTTTTCCTTTGAAGGATTTTCTGCACGGGGAGGAAAAACAGATAATCACAGTGATGGTTGGGGAATTGCTTTTTTTGAAGGAAAGGGATGTCGAATATTTTTAGATGCTAAACCCTCTATAGATTCTCCGATAGCAGATTTTGTGCGATGCTATCCCATCCACTCTACCCATGTCATCGCCCATATTCGCAAAGCAACCCAAGGTGAAGTCGCTTTAGAAAACTGCCATCCTTTTCGCCGAGAACTTTGGGGAAGATATTGGGTGTTTGCTCACAATGGTAATTTGCCTGACTTTCAACCACCAATTCAAGATTTTTATCAAGCTGTCGGTCATACTGACAGTGAGAAAGCATTCTGCTTGATATTAGAAACACTGCGGCAAAGTTTTCCCGAAGGTAAACCCTCCCTAGAAAAACTGTACCCTGTACTGCAACGAGTTACAGAAAGATTAGCTGCAATCGGTGTTTTCAACTATCTACTATCCGATGGAGAACATTTCTTTACGCACTGTTCCACAAACCTCAGTTACATAGTACGTCAAGCGCCTTTTGCGGCCGCACACCTGATTGATCAGGATATGACAGTAGATTTTAATGAATTGACAACACCAAGCGATCGCGTCGCTGTTATTGCCACTACGCCGCTCACAGATAACGAAGTTTGGACACCAATTCAACCAGGAGAACTGTTAGTCTTTCAGGACGGTTTACCATTAAGGCATATATTCAATTAG